The following coding sequences are from one Microtus pennsylvanicus isolate mMicPen1 chromosome 1, mMicPen1.hap1, whole genome shotgun sequence window:
- the Nsun5 gene encoding 28S rRNA (cytosine-C(5))-methyltransferase isoform X2: MGLYAAAAAVLAGVESRQGSLKSLVYSSSFQNVKQLYALVCETQRYSAVLDAVIASAGLLRAEKKLRPHLAKVLVYDLLLGKGFRGAGGRWKALLGRHQARLKAELARLKVQRGVSRNEDLLQERSRPGQAFQVPRFVRVNTLKTCPEDAIDYFKRQGFSYQGRASSLEDLRTLKGQHFLLDPLLPELLVFPAQTDLHEHPLYRAGHLILQDKASCLPAMLLSPPPGSHVIDACAAPGNKTSYIAALLKNQGKIFAFDQDAKRLAAMATLLARAGVSCCELAEKDFLTVSPTDQRYGQVQYILLDPSCSGSGMLSRQLEEHGGGTPSKERLQALAGFQQRALCHALAFPSLQRLVYSTCSLCQEENEDVVQEALQQNSGVFRLAPVLPTWPHRGLNTFPGSEHCLRASPETTLTGGFFIAVFERAEVPSPTGQSTGSRTSQQSSKEKEKTQSSSWCQHAAKHIVATVSPTTSKTTLTVWEPYS; the protein is encoded by the exons ATGGGGCTGtacgcggcggcggcggccgtgTTGGCGGGCGTGGAGAGTCGCCAGGGCTCCCTCAAGAGCCTGGTGTATTCCAGCAGCTTCCAG AACGTGAAGCAGTTGTACGCGCTGGTGTGCGAGACGCAGCGCTACTCGGCCGTCCTGGACGCCGTGATCGCCAGCGCCGGGCTCCTGCGCGCCGAGAAGAAGCTGCGGCCACACCTGGCCAAG gtGCTAGTATATGACTTGTTGCTGGGGAAAGGCTTTCGAGGGGCTGGAGGCCGATGGAAGGCTCTGCTGGGACGGCACCAGGCAAGGCTCAAGGCTGAGTTGGCCCGGCTCAAGGTTCAACGGGGTGTGAGCCGAAATGAGGACCTGTTGCAAGAGAGATCCAGGCCTGGCCAAG CCTTCCAGGTACCTCGGTTTGTGCGTGTGAACACGCTCAAGACCTGCCCCGAGGACGCGATTGATTATTTcaagagacaaggtttctcctaCCAGGGTCGGGCTTCCAG CCTAGAGGACTTGCGGACCCTCAAGGGGCAACATTTTCTTTTGGATCCTTTGTTGCCTGAGCTGCTTGTGTTCCCTGCACAGACGGATCTGCATGAGCATCCGCTCTACCGCGCTGGCCATCTCATCCTGCAGGataag GCCAGCTGCCTCCCAGCCATGCTGCTGTCTCCCCCGCCAGGCTCCCATGTCATTGATGCCTGTGCTGCCCCTGGCAACAAGACCAGTTACATTGCTGCTCTCCTGAAGAACCAGGG GAAGATCTTTGCTTTCGACCAGGATGCTAAGCGGCTGGCAGCCATGGCTACATTGCTGGCTCGAGCTGGGGTCTCTTGCTGCGAGTTAGCAGAGAAGGACTTCCTGACAGTTTCTCCCACTGACCAGCGCTATGGCCAGGTCCAGTACATCTTGCTGGATCCTTCTTGTAGTGGCTCTG GTATGCTGAGCCGGCAGCTGGAGGAACATGGGGGAGGCACACCTAGCAAGGAGCGCTTGCAGGCCTTGGCAGGGTTCCAGCAGCGGGCTCTGTGCCATGCACTCGCCTTCCCCTCTCTGCAACGCCTAGTCTACTCCACATGTTCCCTTTGCCaagaagagaatgaagatgtgGTCCAAGAGGCTCTACAGCAGAACTCGGGGGTCTTCAG ACTAGCTCCTGTCCTACCCACGTGGCCTCACCGAGGTCTGAATACCTTCCCAGGGTCTGAACACTGTCTCCGGGCTTCCCCCGAGACTACACTCACTGGAGGCTTCTTCATTGCTGTGTTTGAACGGGCAGAAGTG CCCAGCCCCACAGGACAAAGCACTGGCTCCAGAACCTCTCAGCAAAgctccaaagagaaagaaaagacgcAAAGCAGCAGCTGGTGCCAGCATGCAGCCAAGCACATAGTGGCCACTGTGAGCCCTACAACCAGTAAAACCACCCTCACTGTGTGGGAACCCTACTCCTAG
- the Nsun5 gene encoding 28S rRNA (cytosine-C(5))-methyltransferase isoform X1: MGLYAAAAAVLAGVESRQGSLKSLVYSSSFQNVKQLYALVCETQRYSAVLDAVIASAGLLRAEKKLRPHLAKVLVYDLLLGKGFRGAGGRWKALLGRHQARLKAELARLKVQRGVSRNEDLLQERSRPGQAFQVPRFVRVNTLKTCPEDAIDYFKRQGFSYQGRASSLEDLRTLKGQHFLLDPLLPELLVFPAQTDLHEHPLYRAGHLILQDKASCLPAMLLSPPPGSHVIDACAAPGNKTSYIAALLKNQGKIFAFDQDAKRLAAMATLLARAGVSCCELAEKDFLTVSPTDQRYGQVQYILLDPSCSGSGMLSRQLEEHGGGTPSKERLQALAGFQQRALCHALAFPSLQRLVYSTCSLCQEENEDVVQEALQQNSGVFRLAPVLPTWPHRGLNTFPGSEHCLRASPETTLTGGFFIAVFERAEVVSSPAPQDKALAPEPLSKAPKRKKRRKAAAGASMQPST, encoded by the exons ATGGGGCTGtacgcggcggcggcggccgtgTTGGCGGGCGTGGAGAGTCGCCAGGGCTCCCTCAAGAGCCTGGTGTATTCCAGCAGCTTCCAG AACGTGAAGCAGTTGTACGCGCTGGTGTGCGAGACGCAGCGCTACTCGGCCGTCCTGGACGCCGTGATCGCCAGCGCCGGGCTCCTGCGCGCCGAGAAGAAGCTGCGGCCACACCTGGCCAAG gtGCTAGTATATGACTTGTTGCTGGGGAAAGGCTTTCGAGGGGCTGGAGGCCGATGGAAGGCTCTGCTGGGACGGCACCAGGCAAGGCTCAAGGCTGAGTTGGCCCGGCTCAAGGTTCAACGGGGTGTGAGCCGAAATGAGGACCTGTTGCAAGAGAGATCCAGGCCTGGCCAAG CCTTCCAGGTACCTCGGTTTGTGCGTGTGAACACGCTCAAGACCTGCCCCGAGGACGCGATTGATTATTTcaagagacaaggtttctcctaCCAGGGTCGGGCTTCCAG CCTAGAGGACTTGCGGACCCTCAAGGGGCAACATTTTCTTTTGGATCCTTTGTTGCCTGAGCTGCTTGTGTTCCCTGCACAGACGGATCTGCATGAGCATCCGCTCTACCGCGCTGGCCATCTCATCCTGCAGGataag GCCAGCTGCCTCCCAGCCATGCTGCTGTCTCCCCCGCCAGGCTCCCATGTCATTGATGCCTGTGCTGCCCCTGGCAACAAGACCAGTTACATTGCTGCTCTCCTGAAGAACCAGGG GAAGATCTTTGCTTTCGACCAGGATGCTAAGCGGCTGGCAGCCATGGCTACATTGCTGGCTCGAGCTGGGGTCTCTTGCTGCGAGTTAGCAGAGAAGGACTTCCTGACAGTTTCTCCCACTGACCAGCGCTATGGCCAGGTCCAGTACATCTTGCTGGATCCTTCTTGTAGTGGCTCTG GTATGCTGAGCCGGCAGCTGGAGGAACATGGGGGAGGCACACCTAGCAAGGAGCGCTTGCAGGCCTTGGCAGGGTTCCAGCAGCGGGCTCTGTGCCATGCACTCGCCTTCCCCTCTCTGCAACGCCTAGTCTACTCCACATGTTCCCTTTGCCaagaagagaatgaagatgtgGTCCAAGAGGCTCTACAGCAGAACTCGGGGGTCTTCAG ACTAGCTCCTGTCCTACCCACGTGGCCTCACCGAGGTCTGAATACCTTCCCAGGGTCTGAACACTGTCTCCGGGCTTCCCCCGAGACTACACTCACTGGAGGCTTCTTCATTGCTGTGTTTGAACGGGCAGAAGTGGTGTCTAG CCCAGCCCCACAGGACAAAGCACTGGCTCCAGAACCTCTCAGCAAAgctccaaagagaaagaaaagacgcAAAGCAGCAGCTGGTGCCAGCATGCAGCCAAGCACATAG